One genomic segment of Stigmatopora argus isolate UIUO_Sarg chromosome 1, RoL_Sarg_1.0, whole genome shotgun sequence includes these proteins:
- the LOC144078738 gene encoding lysophosphatidic acid receptor 6 yields MSNQTAPECLLPPAEYQLYLFPAVYIFALVIGLPGNLAAIYVFTFRVKPRTAFSIYISSLALADVAILCTLPFRIHYHLNSNNWVFGDMACQITGILYYANIYTSICFMTCICLDRYMATVHPHAYLKLRGPRYALLTSSVLWALAGIAVAVFILMGPLKTKGDDSGGHSCFENFAAHEWSSRLFPYSLLIIFCSLLPSATILVCYSLAARRISRIHTKMGRRALRVIYVTIAITLICFLPNHAVYLLHLLRRMKVIQSCPLANAIYNARRVTMALVILNTCLDPLLYYVTTSHCTWKPLKRSCFGVRRRRVIYTITV; encoded by the coding sequence ATGAGCAACCAGACAGCACCAGAGTGTCTCCTCCCTCCAGCCGAGTACCAACTCTACTTGTTCCCAGCTGTCTACATCTTCGCTCTGGTCATTGGTCTCCCGGGAAACCTTGCCGCCATCTACGTGTTCACTTTCAGGGTCAAACCACGTACTGCCTTCAGCATTTACATCAGCAGCCTGGCCCTGGCAGATGTCGCCATCCTGTGCACGCTTCCATTCCGGATCCACTACCACCTCAACAGTAACAACTGGGTGTTTGGCGATATGGCCTGCCAAATCACGGGGATCCTCTACTATGCTAACATCTACACTAGCATTTGCTTCATGACGTGCATCTGCTTGGACCGCTACATGGCCACAGTGCACCCACACGCCTACTTAAAGTTGAGGGGGCCTCGGTACGCGCTGCTCACCAGCAGCGTCCTCTGGGCCCTCGCCGGGATAGCTGTTGCGGTCTTCATCCTCATGGGACCTTTGAAGACCAAGGGAGACGACTCAGGGGGCCACAGCTGCTTTGAAAACTTCGCCGCCCATGAGTGGAGCTCCCGTCTGTTCCCCTACAGCCTACTGATAATTTTCTGCTCCCTCTTGCCTTCTGCCACCATCTTGGTGTGCTACTCGCTAGCCGCCAGGCGCATTTCCAGGATCCACACGAAGATGGGCCGGCGAGCCTTGAGGGTCATCTATGTCACTATAGCCATCACGCTGATTTGCTTCCTGCCCAACCACGCCGTTTACCTGCTGCATCTGCTACGGCGCATGAAAGTAATCCAAAGTTGCCCCCTGGCAAATGCAATCTACAATGCAAGGAGGGTCACCATGGCCCTCGTCATCCTCAACACATGCTTGGACCCTTTGCTCTACTACGTCACCACCAGCCACTGCACTTGGAAGCCCCTGAAGAGATCTTGTTTTGGAGTGCGTAGGCGTCGAGTTATTTACACCATTACGGTGTGA